One genomic window of Cryptomeria japonica unplaced genomic scaffold, Sugi_1.0 HiC_scaffold_193, whole genome shotgun sequence includes the following:
- the LOC131868020 gene encoding aspartic proteinase nepenthesin-1-like → MERSKLLGFVVLICFTIPTISCSSDRLFSGWPKSSSDENVKIRVNMTRRSERELGFSERLGLDLDRSKKRMKKIEALIRGQLDAETPVEVGDGEFLMSVALGTPSVSFEAIVDTGSDLIWTQCKPCKDCFSQPTPIFDPSKSPTFSTIPCGDSLCDALGSTQTGCNPDCTFMYQYGDGSFTSGDLAYETLSIGSSKVKGIAFGCGHDNEGQGFSQGGGLVGLGRGGLSLISQLGSKAENMFSYCLLPITDSSSQTSPLFFGEGASLSGGAKTLPLIKSSIIPTFWYIPITGITLNGKALDIPPGTFDLQSDGSGGMIIDSGTTVTILDQAAYSPLKEAIQSAIDLTPVDGSSTGLDLCYHTSSAHLTLPTLVFNFKGGVDYELPADNFFIQASENLLCLAMLGEPSGNPSIFGNIQQQNFHILYNNAQNTLSFKPTKCDSL, encoded by the coding sequence atggagCGTTCAAAGCTGTTGGGTTTTGTGGTCTTGATATGCTTTACTATTCCAACGATATCATGTTCTTCGGACAGACTGTTTAGTGGTTGGCCGAAGTCTAGCAGcgatgaaaatgtaaaaataaggGTGAATATGACGCGCAGATCAGAGAGAGAGTTGGGTTTTTCTGAGAGATTGGGTTTGGATTTGGATCGAAGTAAGAAGCGAATGAAGAAGATAGAGGCATTGATAAGAGGGCAATTAGACGCTGAAACGCCCGTTGAAGTAGGGGATGGAGAATTTCTGATGAGCGTTGCACTGGGAACGCCCTCTGTGAGCTTCGAAGCGATTGTGGACACGGGGAGCGATCTGATTTGGACTCAGTGCAAGCCTTGCAAGGACTGCTTCTCTCAGCCTACGCCAATCTTCGACCCCTCCAAGTCCCCCACATTTTCCACAATTCCCTGCGGTGATTCTCTTTGTGACGCCTTGGGGAGTACACAAACCGGATGCAATCCAGATTGTACCTTTATGTATCAGTATGGCGATGGTTCCTTCACCAGCGGCGACCTGGCTTACGAGACATTGTCAATTGGGAGCAGCAAGGTTAAAGGCATTGcatttggatgcgggcatgacaacGAAGGACAAGGATTCTCTCAGGGTGGTGGCCTTGTGGGACTGGGAAGAGGTGGTCTCTCCCTTATCTCACAGCTGGGTTCCAAAGCAGAGAACATGTTCTCTTACTGTCTTTTGCCCATCACCGACTCTTCTTCACAAACCAGCCCCCTCTTTTTCGGCGAGGGTGCTTCCTTGAGCGGAGGAGCCAAGACTCTCCCACTCATCAAGAGCAGTATCATTCCCACTTTCTGGTACATTCCTATTACAGGAATcaccctcaatggtaaggcactagATATTCCTCCTGGAACTTTCGATCTGCAATCGGACGGCAGCGGAGGTATGATCATCGACTCCGGAACCACTGTTACCATTCTGGACCAGGCTGCCTACTCTCCTCTTAAGGAAGCAATTCAGTCCGCCATTGATCTCACTCCTGTAGACGGGTCTTCTACAGGTTTGGATCTTTGTTACCACACATCATCCGCTCACCTCACCTTGCCAACCCTCGTCTTCAACTTCAAAGGCGGCGTGGATTACGAGCTTCCGGCAGACAACTTTTTCATTCAGGCATCTGAAAATCTCTTGTGCCTGGCAATGTTGGGTGAACCATCGGGGAATCCTTCCATCTTCGGAAACATACAGCAGCAAAACTTCCATATCCTTTACAACAATGCTCAGAACACGCTCTCTTTCAAGCCCACTAAGTGTGATTCTCTTTaa
- the LOC131868021 gene encoding aspartic proteinase nepenthesin-1-like has protein sequence MERSKLLGFVVLICFTIPTISCSSDRLFSGWPKSSSDENVKIRVNMTRRSERELGFSERLGLAVDRSKKRMKKIEALIRGQLDAETPVEVGDGEFLVSVALGTPSVSFEAIVDTGSDLIWTQCKPCKDCFSQPTPIFDPSKSPTFSTIPCGDSLCDALGSTQTGCNPDCTFMYQYGDGSFTSGDLAYETLSIGSSKVKGIAFGCGHDNEGQGFSQGGGLVGLGRGGLSLISQLGSKAENMFSYCLLPITDSSSQTSPLFFGEGASLSGGAKTLPLIKSSIIPTFWYIPITGITLNGKALDIPPGTFDLQSDGSGGMIIDSGTTVTILDQAAYSPLKEAIQSAIDLTPVDGSSTGLDLCYHTSSAHLTLPTLVFNFKGGVDYELPADNFFIQASENLLCLAMLGEPSGNPSIFGNIQQQNFHILYNNAQNTLSFKPTKCDSL, from the coding sequence GGTTTTGTGGTCTTGATATGCTTTACTATTCCAACGATATCATGTTCTTCGGACAGACTGTTTAGTGGTTGGCCGAAGTCTAGCAGcgatgaaaatgtaaaaataaggGTGAATATGACGCGCAGATCAGAGAGAGAGTTGGGTTTTTCTGAGAGATTGGGTTTGGCTGTGGATCGAAGTAAGAAGCGAATGAAGAAGATAGAGGCATTGATAAGAGGGCAATTAGACGCTGAAACGCCCGTTGAAGTAGGGGATGGAGAATTTCTGGTGAGCGTTGCACTGGGAACGCCCTCTGTGAGCTTCGAAGCGATTGTGGACACGGGGAGCGATCTGATTTGGACTCAGTGCAAGCCTTGCAAGGACTGCTTCTCTCAGCCTACGCCAATCTTCGACCCCTCCAAGTCCCCCACATTTTCCACAATTCCCTGCGGTGATTCTCTTTGTGACGCCTTGGGGAGTACACAAACCGGATGCAATCCAGATTGTACCTTTATGTATCAGTATGGCGATGGTTCCTTCACCAGCGGCGACCTGGCTTACGAGACATTGTCAATTGGGAGCAGCAAGGTTAAAGGCATTGcatttggatgcgggcatgacaacGAAGGACAAGGATTCTCTCAGGGTGGTGGCCTTGTGGGACTGGGAAGAGGTGGTCTCTCCCTTATCTCACAGCTGGGTTCCAAAGCAGAGAACATGTTCTCTTACTGTCTTTTGCCCATCACCGACTCTTCTTCACAAACCAGCCCCCTCTTTTTCGGCGAGGGTGCTTCCTTGAGCGGAGGAGCCAAGACTCTCCCACTCATCAAGAGCAGTATCATTCCCACTTTCTGGTACATTCCTATTACAGGAATcaccctcaatggtaaggcactagATATTCCTCCTGGAACTTTCGATCTGCAATCGGACGGCAGCGGAGGTATGATCATCGACTCCGGAACCACTGTTACCATTCTGGACCAGGCTGCCTACTCTCCTCTTAAGGAAGCAATTCAGTCCGCCATTGATCTCACTCCTGTAGACGGGTCTTCTACAGGTTTGGATCTTTGTTACCACACATCATCCGCTCACCTCACCTTGCCAACCCTCGTCTTCAACTTCAAAGGCGGCGTGGATTACGAGCTTCCGGCAGACAACTTTTTCATTCAGGCATCTGAAAATCTCTTGTGCCTGGCAATGTTGGGTGAACCATCGGGGAATCCTTCCATCTTCGGAAACATACAGCAGCAAAACTTCCATATCCTTTACAACAATGCTCAGAACACGCTCTCTTTCAAGCCCACTAAGTGTGATTCTCTTTaa